The following coding sequences lie in one Anguilla rostrata isolate EN2019 chromosome 8, ASM1855537v3, whole genome shotgun sequence genomic window:
- the LOC135260705 gene encoding muscle M-line assembly protein unc-89-like isoform X1 yields MKTMLVCVWLVSSLIHMISGCSLSAPKEVTGYTRDSVVLPCYCTEGQPTPNTARWLINLSHSSIILWSYPNNVDDQYKDRVIISATPGNLSLRLSDLTLRDKGTYRCEADGNYRDISLTVKGCVLSDSKLIHITGFTGDSVVLPCACTDVQKKPEKIKWIVRPGDQRTIIFSQSPPSVNDRYKHRVQVLDSISPGNLSLHLSDLTLSDEGTYRCEADDNYQDISLTVKGCVLSDSEPIHITGLTGNSVVLPCACTDVQKKPEKIKWPAYLRGQHTVIFPPSVNDRYKHRVQVLDSISPGNLSLRLSDLTLSDGGTYWCEADGNYRNISLTVKGCVLSDSELIHITGFTGDSVVLPCACTDVQKKPEKIKWTAYLRGQHTIIFSQNPPSVNDHYKHRVQVLDSISPGNLSLRLSDLTLSDEGDYRCGADGNYRDIKLTVKAGSVLPESEPIHITGRTGDSVVLPCACIDVQRKPERVKWTAHPRGQSTVIFPQSPPGVNDRYKHRVQVLDSGSPGNLSLRLSDLTLSDEGTYRCEADGHYRYIRLTVKGCVLSGSKPIDITGFTGDSVILPCACTDVQSKPEKIKWTAHKGGQSTVIFPPSVNDRYKHRVQVLDSISPGNLSLRLSDLTLSDEGDYRCEADGHYRDIRLTVKGCSLSAPKEVTGYTRGSVVLPCYCTEGQPTLNSARWVFNPGPYDTTLWSYLNAVNNHYKDRVFISATPGNLTLRLSDLTPTDAGLYRCEASAYIYRDIKLTVKEGCVLSDSEPIHITGLTGESVVLPCGCIDVQRKPEWFRWTTHKGGQTIVVFPQLPANGGHYKDRVQVLNSISPGNMSLRLSDLTLSDGGTYRCEADGNYRNISLTVIHRFDQLCLKV; encoded by the exons atgaaaaccatGCTGGTCTGTGTCTGGCTAGTCAGCAGTTTGATTCACATGATCTCAG GCTGTTCTCTATCTGCACCCAAAGAGGTCACTGGATACACAAGAGACTCCGTGGTCTTGCCTTGCTACTGCACTGAGGGACAACCAACACCGAACACTGCCAGATGGCTTATTAATCTAAGTCATTCCAGTATCATACTTTGGTCGTATCCTAATAATGTGGACGACCAATACAAAGACCGGGTGATTATTTCTGCCACCCCTGGAAACTTGTCTCTCCGACTCTCAGATCTCACTCTGCGAGATAAGGGTACATACAGGTGTGAAGCAGATGGGAATTACAGAGACATCAGTCTCACAGTGAAAG gctgtgttcTGTCTGATTCTAAACTCATACACATCACTGGGTTCACAGGAGACTCAGTCGTCCTGCCCTGTGCCTGTACTGATGTGCAGAAGAAACCGGAAAAGATCAAATGGATTGTACGCCCAGGAGACCAACGCACTattatattttcacaaagtCCTCCCAGTGTCAACGATCgctacaaacacagagtgcaGGTTTTGGACTCCATTTCCCCTGGAAActtgtctctccatctctcagatCTCACTCTGTCAGATGAGGGAACATACAGGTGTGAAGCAGATGATAATTACCAAGACATCAGTCTCACAGTGAAAG GCTGTGTTCTGTCTGATTCTGAACCTATACACATCACTGGGCTCACAGGAAACTCAGTCGTCCTGCCCTGTGCCTGTACTGATGTGCAGAAGAAACCGGAAAAGATCAAATGGCCTGCATATCTAAGAGGCCAACACACTGTTATATTTCCTCCGAGTGTCAACGATCgctacaaacacagagtgcaGGTGTTGGACTCCATTTCTCCTGGAAacctgtctctccgtctctcagatCTCACTCTGTCAGATGGGGGTACATACTGGTGTGAAGCAGATGGGAATTACCGAAACATCAGTCTCACAGTGAAAG gctgtgttcTGTCTGATTCTGAACTCATACACATCACTGGGTTCACAGGAGACTCAGTCGTCCTGCCCTGTGCCTGTACTGATGTGCAGAAGAAACCGGAAAAGATCAAATGGACTGCATATCTAAGAGGCCAACACACtattatattttcacaaaatccTCCCAGTGTCAACGATCactacaaacacagagtgcaGGTTTTGGACTCCATTTCTCCTGGAAacctgtctctccgtctctcagatCTCACTCTGTCAGATGAGGGAGATTACAGGTGTGGAGCAGATGGGAATTACAGGGACATCAAACTAACAGTGAAAG caggCTCTGTTCTGCCTGAATCTGAACCCATACACATCACTGGGCGCACAGGAGACTCAGTCGTCCTGCCCTGTGCCTGTATTGATGTGCAGAGGAAACCTGAACGGGTCAAATGGACTGCACATCCAAGAGGCCAAAGCACTGTTATATTTCCACAAAGTCCTCCCGGTGTCAACGATCgctacaaacacagagtgcaGGTTTTGGACTCCGGATCCCCTGGAAacctgtctctccgtctctcagatCTCACTCTGTCAGATGAGGGTACATACAGGTGTGAAGCAGATGGGCATTACCGATACATCAGACTCACAGTGAAAG gctgtgttcTGTCTGGTTCtaaacccatagacatcactgGGTTCACAGGAGACTCAGTCATCCTGCCCTGTGCCTGTACTGATGTGCAGAGCAAACCGGAAAAGATCAAATGGACTGCACACAAAGGAGGCCAAAGCACTGTTATATTTCCTCCGAGTGTCAACGATCgctacaaacacagagtgcaGGTGTTGGACTCCATTTCCCCTGGAAacctgtctctccgtctctcagatCTCACTCTGTCAGATGAGGGAGATTACAGGTGTGAAGCAGATGGGCACTACAGAGACATCAGACTCACAGTGAAAG GCTGTTCTCTATCTGCACCCAAAGAGGTCACTGGGTACACAAGAGGCTCCGTGGTCCTGCCTTGCTACTGCACTGAGGGACAGCCAACATTGAACTCTGCCAGATGGGTTTTTAATCCAGGTCCTTACGACACCACACTTTGGTCGTATCTTAATGCAGTGAACAACCACTACAAAGACCGGGTGTTTATTTCTGCCACCCCAGGAAATCTGACTCTCCGTCTCTCAGATCTCACTCCTACAGATGCGGGATTATACAGGTGTGAAGCATCTGCATACATTTACAGAGACATCAAACTCACAGTGAAAG AAGGCTGTGTTCTGTCTGATTCTGAACCTATACACATCACCGGGCTCACAGGAGAATCAGTCGTCCTGCCCTGTGGCTGTATTGATGTGCAGAGGAAACCTGAATGGTTCAGATGGACGACACACAAAGGAGGTCAAACCATTGTTGTATTTCCACAACTTCCTGCTAATGGCGGTCACTACAAAGACAGAGTGCAGGTGTTGAACTCCATTTCCCCTGGAAAcatgtctctccgtctctcagatCTCACTCTGTCAGATGGGGGTACATACAGGTGTGAAGCAGATGGGAATTACAGAAACATCAGTCTCACAGTTATACATAGATTTGACCAGTTGTGTTTAAAGGTTTAA
- the LOC135260705 gene encoding muscle M-line assembly protein unc-89-like isoform X5: MKTMLVCVWLVSSLIHMISGCSLSAPKEVTGYTRDSVVLPCYCTEGQPTPNTARWLINLSHSSIILWSYPNNVDDQYKDRVIISATPGNLSLRLSDLTLRDKGTYRCEADGNYRDISLTVKGCVLSDSKLIHITGFTGDSVVLPCACTDVQKKPEKIKWIVRPGDQRTIIFSQSPPSVNDRYKHRVQVLDSISPGNLSLHLSDLTLSDEGTYRCEADDNYQDISLTVKGCVLSDSEPIHITGLTGNSVVLPCACTDVQKKPEKIKWPAYLRGQHTVIFPPSVNDRYKHRVQVLDSISPGNLSLRLSDLTLSDGGTYWCEADGNYRNISLTVKEGCVLSDSGPIHITGLSGDSVILPCACTDVQRKPERVKWTAHPGGQSTVIFSQNPSSVNDRYKHRVQVLDSISPGNVSLRLSDLTLSDGGTYRCEADGNHRDISLTLKAGSVLPESEPIHITGRTGDSVVLPCACIDVQRKPERVKWTAHPRGQSTVIFPQSPPGVNDRYKHRVQVLDSGSPGNLSLRLSDLTLSDEGTYRCEADGHYRYIRLTVKGCVLSGSKPIDITGFTGDSVILPCACTDVQSKPEKIKWTAHKGGQSTVIFPPSVNDRYKHRVQVLDSISPGNLSLRLSDLTLSDEGDYRCEADGHYRDIRLTVKEGCVLSDSEPIHITGLTGESVVLPCGCIDVQRKPEWFRWTTHKGGQTIVVFPQLPANGGHYKDRVQVLNSISPGNMSLRLSDLTLSDGGTYRCEADGNYRNISLTVIHRFDQLCLKV; the protein is encoded by the exons atgaaaaccatGCTGGTCTGTGTCTGGCTAGTCAGCAGTTTGATTCACATGATCTCAG GCTGTTCTCTATCTGCACCCAAAGAGGTCACTGGATACACAAGAGACTCCGTGGTCTTGCCTTGCTACTGCACTGAGGGACAACCAACACCGAACACTGCCAGATGGCTTATTAATCTAAGTCATTCCAGTATCATACTTTGGTCGTATCCTAATAATGTGGACGACCAATACAAAGACCGGGTGATTATTTCTGCCACCCCTGGAAACTTGTCTCTCCGACTCTCAGATCTCACTCTGCGAGATAAGGGTACATACAGGTGTGAAGCAGATGGGAATTACAGAGACATCAGTCTCACAGTGAAAG gctgtgttcTGTCTGATTCTAAACTCATACACATCACTGGGTTCACAGGAGACTCAGTCGTCCTGCCCTGTGCCTGTACTGATGTGCAGAAGAAACCGGAAAAGATCAAATGGATTGTACGCCCAGGAGACCAACGCACTattatattttcacaaagtCCTCCCAGTGTCAACGATCgctacaaacacagagtgcaGGTTTTGGACTCCATTTCCCCTGGAAActtgtctctccatctctcagatCTCACTCTGTCAGATGAGGGAACATACAGGTGTGAAGCAGATGATAATTACCAAGACATCAGTCTCACAGTGAAAG GCTGTGTTCTGTCTGATTCTGAACCTATACACATCACTGGGCTCACAGGAAACTCAGTCGTCCTGCCCTGTGCCTGTACTGATGTGCAGAAGAAACCGGAAAAGATCAAATGGCCTGCATATCTAAGAGGCCAACACACTGTTATATTTCCTCCGAGTGTCAACGATCgctacaaacacagagtgcaGGTGTTGGACTCCATTTCTCCTGGAAacctgtctctccgtctctcagatCTCACTCTGTCAGATGGGGGTACATACTGGTGTGAAGCAGATGGGAATTACCGAAACATCAGTCTCACAGTGAAAG aagGCTGTGTTCTGTCTGATTCTGGACCCATACACATCACTGGGCTCTCAGGAGACTCAGTCATCCTGCCCTGTGCCTGTACTGATGTGCAGAGGAAACCTGAACGGGTCAAATGGACTGCACACCCAGGAGGTCAAAGCActgtaatattttcacaaaatccTTCCAGTGTCAACGATCgctacaaacacagagtgcaGGTGTTGGACTCCATTTCCCCTGGAAAcgtgtctctccgtctctcagatCTCACTCTGTCAGATGGGGGTACATACAGGTGTGAAGCAGATGGAAACCACAGAGACATCAGTCTGACATTGAAAG caggCTCTGTTCTGCCTGAATCTGAACCCATACACATCACTGGGCGCACAGGAGACTCAGTCGTCCTGCCCTGTGCCTGTATTGATGTGCAGAGGAAACCTGAACGGGTCAAATGGACTGCACATCCAAGAGGCCAAAGCACTGTTATATTTCCACAAAGTCCTCCCGGTGTCAACGATCgctacaaacacagagtgcaGGTTTTGGACTCCGGATCCCCTGGAAacctgtctctccgtctctcagatCTCACTCTGTCAGATGAGGGTACATACAGGTGTGAAGCAGATGGGCATTACCGATACATCAGACTCACAGTGAAAG gctgtgttcTGTCTGGTTCtaaacccatagacatcactgGGTTCACAGGAGACTCAGTCATCCTGCCCTGTGCCTGTACTGATGTGCAGAGCAAACCGGAAAAGATCAAATGGACTGCACACAAAGGAGGCCAAAGCACTGTTATATTTCCTCCGAGTGTCAACGATCgctacaaacacagagtgcaGGTGTTGGACTCCATTTCCCCTGGAAacctgtctctccgtctctcagatCTCACTCTGTCAGATGAGGGAGATTACAGGTGTGAAGCAGATGGGCACTACAGAGACATCAGACTCACAGTGAAAG AAGGCTGTGTTCTGTCTGATTCTGAACCTATACACATCACCGGGCTCACAGGAGAATCAGTCGTCCTGCCCTGTGGCTGTATTGATGTGCAGAGGAAACCTGAATGGTTCAGATGGACGACACACAAAGGAGGTCAAACCATTGTTGTATTTCCACAACTTCCTGCTAATGGCGGTCACTACAAAGACAGAGTGCAGGTGTTGAACTCCATTTCCCCTGGAAAcatgtctctccgtctctcagatCTCACTCTGTCAGATGGGGGTACATACAGGTGTGAAGCAGATGGGAATTACAGAAACATCAGTCTCACAGTTATACATAGATTTGACCAGTTGTGTTTAAAGGTTTAA